A segment of the Necator americanus strain Aroian chromosome IV, whole genome shotgun sequence genome:
aactaactaactaactaactaactaactaactaactaactaactaactaactaacctaactaactaactaactaactaactaactaactaacgaACTAGCTAACTAGCCaactaactaacctaactaacctaactaacctaactaacctaactaactaactaactaactaactaactaactaactaactaactaactaactaactaactaactaactaactaactaactaactaactaactaactaactaactaactaactaactaactaactaactaactaactaactaactaactaactaactaactaactaactaactaaccaactaactaacctaactaacctaactaactaactaactaactaactagttagctaacctaactaactaacctaactaactaactaactaactaactaactaactaacgaACTAGCTAACTAGCCaactaactaacctaactaactaactaactaactaactaactaactaactagttagctaacctaactaactaacctaactaactaactaactaactaactaactaactaactaacgaACTAGCTAACTAGCCaactaactaacctaactaacctaactaactaactaactaactaactagttagctaacctaactaactaacctaactaactaactaactaactaactaactaactaactaactaactaactaactaactaactaactaactaacctaactaacctaactaactaactaactaactaactaactaactaacctaactaactaacctaactaactaactaactaactaactaactaactaactaactaactaactaactaacagATCCGACGTTACAACCTTATCTTAATGAACTCGACGTTCGTGTCATTTCATTTTACTACATTATTCAGCCctaattgtttaaaaaaaaagaaaagaaacttatgCTTTAAATTGTGCttccaaatttcaaaagtaTTGAAGGAGTAGGTAAAAATGtgtaggtgtaaaatcaagttttgatactctccaaatgtagttCTAACACGTTCAGGTAGGGGACCATGAAATCATTACTATAATTCGTGATCATTTCGTGAATGCTTAAATTTCTGAAACGAAAGAACTGAAGAAACGTCGTGGGAAAAatactaatttaatttttcgcaAAATCCCACTACATTCAATTTTTATCAATCAGTTCATAAAAACAAGTCTGATGTCCAGCGTTacccggacgttcagactgataGTTAATGATGAGCAACCGACCGTTTTGATCTTTGAACCACTTCAGTTCCATTCTTTATTATATGTAACTCTGAGACCACATTATAAGACACTAGACTTTCTCATAATGATGATTTCGTTATACTCTTTGCTAGCTTTTGCATGACTTCCGGAAAAAGCTGATGTTCTTTCTCTTGGATTTTTGCATGCAGTGATGCTTCGTCATCTTCTTCATCTACCGTCACTGGGGACTGTGCAATTATCTTGCCGTGGTCAATCTCCTCCtgaatttttatgtttcagTGCATATAACTACGAActgggtgcgtatcgttaggtacctgCAGCCTCCGTGACAGCCTATCTTTAGGGTAAACGACTGGCAAGCACGATctttaattgcgctgcgcagcagttagtAGCGTTAGCAGAGCATTGCGTTGCGTTTGCCttatgccccgcccatcacatcgtccatcttcggccctgatcgtctaatgaggtgcgaaactTGCCTCGCAGGATCACACTATCTCTAGTATTTCTTCTGTACGGAGTATCAATACACGCTTACGTACAGAGATACATCGAACGATTGCACACGAAGTctcagaaatggaaaataatagtgttttatttgtatatagcaaacaaatcgaaacttttgtaatttattgCAGTATCTTAAGTGCATTAAATACtatgtataaatacaaatatatgttCTATGTAGTTTTTCAATTACAAATCTACGTCTTCTAACGACCAGGTCCTTGTTTTTACCCctttaaacttttattttggaacttttcagcttcatttgtGTTTTCTAATGTTGTTCTGTTCTTGTTGAAATCTTCTACAattctgcttcatttttaggattttcattttcttcgttttttttttgcactttctacgttgctactttttctcccttttgttctttgaaccttcctagAAGTCAACTCTATCACGTTATTGTAATATAAACACGATACACGACCTCAGTGATGTTttgatggatgggcgtggttTAGTGATCACAGCTAGCCTAAGATATGCCCCGTTTGGCCTATCGAccttctgcaggcacttattcggtTGCGGGTACCTGCGACCGCCCCCTCCTGCGAACTAATTCCGATTATGTAATGgatacattttctttttgttttcacaagAGCGTGAGTACTTGATCACATCTAAGccttctttctgctttttcataagaatataatattataaataattgATACGCACATCTACGAAGTGTACCGAGCAGCCTGTCACTTTCACCCCAAATTTAAGCGCTTCACGTACTGCATGCCCACCTGTAAACAAGATATTACTCTAAGAGGacgaatttcaaaataattcgaATTTAATTCAAATAGAACTTGACAAGATATCTTTGTAGtatgatttctttgaaaatcttccGAAGAAGCGAATGAAGATTTTGATACGAAGAACGTGGAAACCTTTAAAAGAAGGCAACAATGAAGGATGGATATTGATTATTCTATTTCGCCAATCTCGCACAAAACTGTTCGAAAGTACTCTCATGTAACCCGCAAGACAGATGAGCTGAACGCCTCTATCACGAAGCGCCTGAAAATCGAATGATTAaccgaattttcttttaacaaTAATCTGCACTAATCCACTTTCTCACCTCAGTAATTTTTGCTTCTCCCTCTTCTCTGATCTGAGTATGTGGAATACACAAACTTTCAACTCCCATTTCACCAGCCACCTTTAGACCTTTCGCAGCAGGTTTATTCGAAATAACCACTACCACCTTTTGAAAGACAGAACAATACAAGACTCAATAAGTTAAACTGATGAGACTCAGAACATAACCTAGCCCgtcatcaaaaaatattttttaagtaATGCGAGCGAAACTTCACCTCACAGTAACTGGCGGGAGTCTGAGAACTTTCGATGAGCTTTTTCATGTTGCTTCCAGACCCTGATATGAGAATACCTACCTGAAACAATGTCTAATCTATGGGATAAAACCGATTAA
Coding sequences within it:
- a CDS encoding hypothetical protein (NECATOR_CHRIV.G14843.T2), with amino-acid sequence MKKLIESSQTPASYCEVVVVISNKPAAKGLKVAGEMGVESLCIPHTQIREEGEAKITEALRDRGVQLICLAGYMRVLSNSFVRDWRNRIINIHPSLLPSFKGGHAVREALKFGVKVTGCSVHFVDEEIDHGKIIAQSPVTVDEEDDEASLHAKIQEKEHQLFPEVMQKLAKSITKSSL
- a CDS encoding hypothetical protein (NECATOR_CHRIV.G14843.T1), with the translated sequence MSQSWLSKKTQGVHPLNPPASLGWHKVGILISGSGSNMKKLIESSQTPASYCEVVVVISNKPAAKGLKVAGEMGVESLCIPHTQIREEGEAKITEALRDRGVQLICLAGYMRVLSNSFVRDWRNRIINIHPSLLPSFKGGHAVREALKFGVKVTGCSVHFVDEEIDHGKIIAQSPVTVDEEDDEASLHAKIQEKEHQLFPEVMQKLAKSITKSSL